The proteins below come from a single Vanessa atalanta chromosome 21, ilVanAtal1.2, whole genome shotgun sequence genomic window:
- the LOC125072395 gene encoding uncharacterized protein LOC125072395 — protein sequence MIVIDAFSKYCLMYALYKQDLDELKRVFKNVISLFGTPRLVVTDRGRMFESSGFIKWMNGFGCNIHHITPEMHHANGQVERYVRTVLNMLRIEASHKKKKWSEELWRLQLVLNITKQKTTQMSPLNLLIGSEGTTPVIQALVRDVATDYSGSNRQSLRELARQRTAERLKENEKKQNEYVNKGRESPRAFQVNDFVFVIKYSQSKGKLDPGMRGPYKVTRILENGRYELRLVAGDYGKLTYAAAQYMVPWNGEWTPDECAAFFDSVDQTDELTPTSINYPMEIISAFDRGDKEAGPQTDEDARTSGEAV from the exons ATGATAGTCATCGACGCCTTTTCTAAGTATTGTCTCATGTATGCTCTCTACAAACAAGATCTTGATGAATTAAAGCgtgtgtttaaaaatgttatatcgcTGTTTGGTACTCCACGTCTTGTCGTTACTGATAGGGGTCGAATGTTTGAGTCATCGGGATTCATAAAGTGGATGAATGGTTTCGGGTGTAACATACATCATATAACACCTGAGATGCACCATGCTAACGGTCAGGTGGAGCGATACGTGCGTACTGTACTTAATATGTTACGCATAGAGGCCAGTCATAAAAAGAAGAAGTGGTCTGAGGAATTATGGCGTCTGCAGTTGGTGCTCAATATTACTAAGCAAAAGACGACACAAATGTCTCCATTGAACCTTTTAATTGGTTCTGAGGGGACAACTCCTGTGATACAAGCTTTAGTCCGTGATGTGGCTACTGATTATTCGGGATCAAATCGCCAGTCTTTACGGGAGTTAGCTAGGCAAAGGACGGCCGAACGTctcaaagaaaatgaaaagaaacaaaatgaatatgtGAATAAGGGACGTGAATCGCCTCGCGCATTTCAAGTCAATGATTTTGTATTCGTCATTAAGTACTCTCAATCTAAAGGAAAATTAGATCCTGGAATGCGTGGCCCTTATAAGGTGACAAGAATTCTTGAGAATGGACGATATGAGTTACGGCTTGTGGCTGGAGACTATGGCAAGCTGACTTATGCTGCCGCTCAGTATATGGTGCCTTGGAATGGAGAATGGACCCCTGATGAGTGTGCCGCTTTCTTTGATA GTGTAGACCAAACCGATGAGTTGACCCCTACGAGTATAAATTACCCTATGGAAATTATCAGCGCCTTTGACCGAGGTGATAAAGAAGCTGGACCTCAGACTGACGAGGACGCCAGGACATCAGGAGAGGCCGtataa